One genomic window of Prochlorococcus sp. MIT 0801 includes the following:
- the pdhA gene encoding pyruvate dehydrogenase (acetyl-transferring) E1 component subunit alpha: MSHNQDKTGQDPIQHREHADRLSNLGNTKPALLNREIGLNLFKDMTLGRRFEDKCAEMYYRGKMFGFVHLYNGQEAISTGVIGAMQRKHDWFCSTYRDHVHALSAGVPAKEVMSELFGKETGCSKGRGGSMHLFSKEHHLLGGYAFIGEGIPVALGAAFSSKYKREALKQNSDSVTAAFFGDGTCNIGQFYECLNMAQLWKLPIIFVVENNKWAIGMAHDRATSETEIWRKASAFGMPGEEIDGMDVLAVRGAAERALERARAGEGPTLIECLTYRFRGHSLADPDELRSEKEKEFWAKRDPIKKLKNDLTSSGLISDEELKNIEKEIDLEVNDAVEFALNAPEPEPSELTKYIWADN; the protein is encoded by the coding sequence ATGTCTCACAACCAGGACAAAACAGGCCAAGACCCTATTCAGCACAGGGAACACGCCGATAGACTAAGCAATCTTGGCAACACCAAACCAGCTCTACTTAATAGAGAAATTGGTTTAAATCTTTTCAAAGATATGACTTTGGGAAGACGATTTGAGGATAAATGCGCTGAAATGTATTACAGAGGAAAGATGTTTGGGTTTGTTCATCTTTACAACGGGCAAGAAGCAATAAGTACAGGTGTTATTGGGGCGATGCAACGCAAACATGACTGGTTTTGCAGTACCTATAGAGATCATGTTCATGCCTTGAGTGCTGGAGTGCCTGCGAAAGAGGTTATGAGCGAGCTATTTGGTAAAGAGACAGGCTGCAGTAAAGGCAGAGGTGGATCTATGCATCTGTTTTCTAAAGAACATCATTTACTTGGAGGTTATGCATTTATTGGTGAAGGTATTCCAGTTGCCCTTGGTGCAGCTTTCAGCAGTAAATACAAAAGAGAGGCCCTTAAACAAAATAGTGATTCTGTAACTGCAGCATTTTTTGGGGATGGTACTTGCAACATTGGTCAGTTTTATGAATGTTTAAATATGGCCCAGTTATGGAAATTACCGATCATATTTGTAGTCGAAAATAATAAATGGGCAATTGGAATGGCCCATGACAGAGCAACTAGTGAGACTGAAATATGGCGAAAAGCTTCAGCATTTGGCATGCCAGGAGAGGAGATTGACGGCATGGACGTTTTAGCAGTAAGAGGTGCTGCCGAGAGGGCTCTAGAAAGGGCAAGGGCTGGAGAGGGGCCAACTCTCATAGAATGTCTCACTTACAGATTCAGAGGCCATTCATTGGCCGACCCGGACGAGCTTAGATCTGAAAAAGAGAAGGAATTCTGGGCTAAAAGAGATCCAATTAAAAAGCTAAAAAATGATTTAACTAGTTCTGGATTAATCTCTGATGAAGAATTAAAGAATATTGAGAAAGAAATTGATCTAGAAGTTAACGATGCTGTTGAATTTGCTTTAAATGCCCCAGAGCCTGAGCCTAGTGAGTTGACGAAATATATCTGGGCAGATAACTAA
- a CDS encoding RpoD/SigA family RNA polymerase sigma factor has product MVSTAPKPAESQKRRSSDPISWYLSSIGRVPLLTPAEEIELGNQVQTLMSLTEDGQIKEQSKKFNSHQRRLIRIGRRAKERMMKANLRLVVSVAKKYQGKGLELLDLVQEGSLGLERAVEKFDPTRGYKFSTYAFWWIRQSMTRAIACQSRTIRLPVHLSERLATIRKVSLDLAHKLGAMPSRIEIAEAMEIELEELDSILRQALTTSSLDAPVNGDEGRSFLGDLIADGSGEEPLDKVEQKIHQEQLGRWLSHLSEQEQHVIRLRFGLEGNERHTLAEIGRLLQVSRERVRQVELKALRKLRNLTRKLPSGI; this is encoded by the coding sequence ATGGTTTCAACTGCACCCAAGCCTGCTGAATCTCAGAAACGACGCAGCAGTGATCCAATTAGTTGGTATCTTTCCTCTATTGGAAGAGTTCCTCTCTTAACTCCTGCGGAGGAAATTGAACTTGGTAATCAGGTTCAAACGTTGATGAGTCTTACCGAGGATGGCCAGATTAAAGAGCAGAGCAAAAAATTTAATTCTCATCAAAGAAGATTGATTCGAATTGGAAGAAGGGCAAAGGAAAGAATGATGAAGGCCAATCTTCGATTAGTTGTAAGCGTTGCAAAGAAATATCAGGGAAAAGGTCTTGAACTTTTAGATTTAGTTCAGGAAGGTTCTCTTGGACTAGAAAGAGCTGTAGAAAAGTTTGATCCTACTCGTGGATACAAGTTTTCTACTTATGCCTTTTGGTGGATAAGGCAAAGCATGACTAGAGCTATTGCTTGTCAGTCAAGAACAATTCGATTACCTGTTCACTTAAGCGAGAGATTAGCAACCATAAGAAAAGTCAGCTTAGATTTGGCTCATAAGCTCGGTGCAATGCCTAGTCGTATTGAAATAGCTGAGGCAATGGAAATAGAGTTGGAAGAACTTGATTCGATTTTGAGACAAGCTCTTACTACAAGCAGTCTTGATGCACCCGTTAATGGAGATGAAGGTCGTAGCTTTTTAGGAGACTTAATAGCTGATGGTTCCGGAGAAGAGCCGCTTGATAAGGTTGAACAAAAAATTCATCAAGAGCAACTTGGAAGGTGGCTAAGTCATCTAAGCGAACAAGAACAACACGTTATTAGGCTAAGGTTTGGCCTAGAAGGTAATGAAAGACATACTCTTGCTGAGATAGGCAGATTATTACAGGTATCACGCGAGAGGGTCAGACAAGTTGAGCTAAAAGCTTTGAGGAAATTGAGAAATCTCACGAGGAAGCTTCCAAGTGGAATTTGA